Proteins co-encoded in one Armatimonadota bacterium genomic window:
- a CDS encoding pitrilysin family protein — protein sequence MRDVVVSTLPNGLRVLVQEVRTAPVATCWVWYRVGSRNETPGWTGISHWVEHMLFKGTPAHPAGTLTRLIDRLGGRWNAFTWKDYTAYFEVLPAAHLETAVRLEADRMTNTVFDPDVVAAERTVIIAEREGQENLPVYTLREEVEALAFKVHPYRQPVIGWKTDLLAITRDDLYAHYRAYYHPGNALVVLVGDVDAARAQAMVAEAFGGLPPGPPPPPVRAAEPVQEGERRVVLRRPGGATAYVQMVYHVPAAGHPDLPALLVLDGVLSGFGSAIPFDGNAGGRSSRLYRALVDRGLATEVSSGLTPSIDPTLLRISATVRAGVDPAAVEAAIDTELRRLQDIPPGADELARVRRQAQAQFVYLRDGVFRRALALGVYATVDRAERLWEVADGVAAVTADDVARVARTYLTPLRRTVGWYLPDVAVAREVAA from the coding sequence ATGCGCGATGTCGTCGTGAGCACCCTCCCCAACGGCCTGCGCGTGCTCGTGCAGGAGGTCCGGACCGCACCGGTGGCCACGTGCTGGGTGTGGTACCGCGTCGGCAGCCGCAACGAGACGCCCGGATGGACTGGCATCTCCCACTGGGTGGAGCACATGCTGTTCAAGGGCACGCCGGCGCATCCCGCCGGCACGCTGACCCGGCTGATCGACCGGCTCGGCGGCCGGTGGAACGCGTTCACCTGGAAGGACTACACCGCCTACTTCGAGGTGCTGCCCGCCGCGCACCTCGAGACCGCGGTGCGCCTGGAGGCCGACCGCATGACCAACACCGTCTTCGACCCCGACGTGGTCGCCGCCGAGCGCACCGTGATCATCGCAGAGCGCGAGGGGCAGGAGAACCTTCCCGTCTACACGCTGCGCGAGGAGGTGGAAGCGCTGGCGTTCAAGGTGCACCCCTACCGCCAGCCGGTCATCGGCTGGAAGACCGACCTGCTGGCGATCACTCGGGACGACCTCTACGCCCACTACCGCGCCTACTACCATCCCGGGAACGCGCTGGTGGTGCTGGTGGGCGACGTGGACGCGGCGCGCGCGCAGGCCATGGTGGCCGAGGCGTTCGGCGGGCTACCCCCGGGTCCGCCGCCGCCCCCCGTGCGCGCGGCCGAACCCGTCCAGGAAGGCGAGCGGCGGGTGGTGCTGCGCCGGCCCGGCGGCGCCACCGCCTACGTGCAGATGGTGTACCACGTGCCCGCAGCTGGTCATCCGGACCTGCCGGCCCTGCTGGTGCTCGACGGCGTGCTCTCGGGGTTTGGGAGCGCCATCCCGTTCGACGGCAACGCCGGCGGGCGCAGCAGCCGCCTGTACCGGGCGCTGGTGGACCGCGGGCTCGCCACCGAGGTGAGCTCGGGCCTGACCCCCAGCATCGACCCCACCCTGCTGCGGATCAGCGCCACCGTGCGGGCCGGCGTGGACCCTGCGGCTGTGGAGGCGGCCATTGACACCGAACTGCGCCGGCTGCAGGACATCCCGCCCGGCGCCGACGAGCTGGCCCGCGTGCGCCGCCAGGCCCAGGCCCAGTTCGTGTACCTGCGCGACGGGGTGTTCCGCCGCGCGCTGGCCCTGGGCGTCTATGCCACGGTCGACCGCGCCGAGCGGCTGTGGGAAGTGGCCGACGGCGTGGCGGCGGTCACGGCCGACGATGTGGCGCGGGTGGCGCGGACCTACCTGACGCCGCTGCGGCGCACCGTGGGATGGTACCTTCCCGACGTTGCCGTTGCGCGCGAGGTGGCGGCCTGA
- a CDS encoding DNA polymerase IV: MPRLARTILHVDMDAFFAAVEQLRRPELRGKPVVVGGRGDPRQRGVVSTASYEARPYGIRSGMPLRTAYRLCPHAVFLPVDVAAYRAVSERLHAILRETGARVEPLGLDEAFLDCSDLPEPGEVIARRIKDRIRHDLHLTASVGVGPNKLLAKIASGLQKPDGLTVITEDEVPTRLGPLPVEVLWGVGPKTAAALAARFQVRTVADLAALPLEVLQEAFGPHHGRYLYEVARGHDDSPVVTAWEPRSLSRERTFQVDLRRPATIRRAVTALARQVAEDLRAEGYRAATVTLKVRFDTFRTLTRSRTLPAPTDDAAVLAATAVDLLRRVPLDRPVRLLGVRAARLSRPRDAPADQETTPQLPLLPAGAGA; the protein is encoded by the coding sequence ATGCCAAGGCTCGCTCGGACCATCCTCCACGTGGACATGGACGCGTTCTTCGCGGCCGTCGAGCAGCTGCGGCGGCCCGAGCTGCGGGGCAAGCCCGTGGTGGTCGGCGGGCGCGGCGACCCGCGTCAGCGCGGGGTCGTCTCCACCGCGTCCTACGAAGCCCGGCCCTACGGCATCCGGTCCGGCATGCCGCTGCGCACCGCCTACCGGCTGTGTCCCCACGCCGTCTTCCTGCCCGTCGACGTCGCCGCCTACCGCGCGGTCTCCGAGCGCCTGCACGCCATCCTGCGCGAGACCGGCGCGCGCGTCGAGCCGCTGGGCCTGGACGAGGCCTTCCTCGACTGTAGCGACCTCCCCGAGCCCGGCGAGGTCATCGCACGGCGTATCAAAGACCGCATCAGGCACGACCTTCACCTCACCGCCTCGGTGGGCGTCGGGCCGAACAAGTTGCTCGCCAAGATCGCCTCGGGGCTCCAGAAGCCCGACGGCCTTACCGTCATCACCGAGGACGAGGTGCCGACGCGGCTGGGCCCGTTGCCGGTGGAGGTGCTGTGGGGCGTGGGCCCCAAGACCGCGGCGGCCCTGGCCGCGCGCTTCCAGGTGCGCACCGTGGCCGACCTGGCCGCCCTGCCGCTTGAGGTCCTGCAGGAGGCCTTCGGGCCGCACCACGGCCGCTACCTGTACGAGGTGGCCCGCGGCCACGACGACAGCCCCGTGGTGACGGCCTGGGAGCCGCGCTCGCTCAGCCGCGAGCGCACGTTCCAGGTCGACCTGCGCCGGCCCGCGACGATCCGCCGCGCCGTCACAGCGCTCGCGCGCCAGGTGGCCGAGGACCTGCGTGCCGAGGGCTACCGCGCGGCGACGGTCACCCTCAAGGTGCGCTTCGACACCTTCCGCACGCTGACGCGCTCGCGCACCCTGCCCGCGCCCACCGACGACGCCGCCGTGCTGGCGGCGACTGCCGTCGACCTGCTGCGCCGGGTGCCCCTCGACCGGCCCGTGCGTCTGCTGGGCGTGCGGGCCGCAAGGCTCTCCCGGCCCCGCGACGCGCCGGCCGACCAGGAAACCACGCCGCAGCTGCCGCTGCTGCCGGCCGGGGCGGGCGCCTGA
- a CDS encoding SDR family NAD(P)-dependent oxidoreductase, whose product MIRFDGKAMLVTGGTAGLGLATARLARALGAQVAIAGRDAARGAAAAAALGPDVLFVAADVAREDDVRRLVEEVGARFGRLDVLVNSAGILRRRAVDEEDVAGWDEVMAVNLRGTFLCCKYALPLLRARGGAIVNIASVLALRAQQGRSPGYDASKAGVVALTRALAVRYGPDGVRANAVCPGFVETELNRDVWGTWTPAQRQAFVELYPLRRLGTPDDVAAAVLFLASDAAAWITGATLVVDGGRSAS is encoded by the coding sequence ATGATCCGGTTCGACGGCAAGGCGATGCTGGTGACGGGCGGCACAGCGGGCCTGGGGCTGGCGACGGCCCGCCTGGCGCGCGCGCTCGGCGCGCAGGTGGCGATCGCCGGGCGCGATGCCGCGCGTGGGGCGGCCGCCGCTGCGGCCCTGGGGCCTGACGTCCTGTTCGTGGCCGCCGACGTGGCCCGCGAGGACGACGTCAGGCGGCTGGTGGAGGAGGTCGGTGCGCGCTTCGGCCGCCTGGACGTGCTGGTGAACAGCGCGGGGATCCTGCGCCGGCGGGCCGTCGACGAGGAGGACGTGGCGGGATGGGACGAAGTGATGGCCGTCAACCTGCGCGGGACGTTCCTGTGCTGCAAATACGCCCTGCCGCTGCTGCGGGCGCGGGGCGGCGCCATCGTGAACATCGCCTCGGTGCTGGCCTTGCGGGCACAGCAGGGGCGCAGCCCCGGCTACGACGCCAGCAAGGCAGGAGTCGTGGCCCTGACCCGGGCTCTGGCAGTGCGCTACGGACCAGACGGCGTGCGCGCCAACGCCGTCTGTCCGGGGTTCGTGGAAACCGAGCTCAACCGCGACGTCTGGGGGACGTGGACGCCGGCGCAGCGTCAGGCCTTCGTGGAGCTCTACCCGCTGCGCCGGCTGGGGACGCCAGACGACGTCGCCGCCGCCGTGCTGTTCCTGGCGTCGGACGCCGCGGCCTGGATCACGGGCGCGACACTGGTGGTCGACGGCGGCCGGTCAGCGTCGTGA
- a CDS encoding mandelate racemase/muconate lactonizing enzyme family protein has protein sequence MKIASIKTYTLSASLERPLLFGIGAFGTFTATLVEVRTDEGHVGWGEAIARKAPEVVTTVIHRLLAPLLLGRDPRDLEGLWDLQFEQLRRWGHSRGFVLEALSGIDIALHDLLARAAGLPLYKFLGGAGRTTVACYASSVYFAPIDQMAAEAAAQVAGGHVAIKVKIGRPPELGGLRADIASVRAVREAVGPAVEIMLDANGAYDAATAVRVARQLEPLDIAWLEEPVPPDDVSGYALLRQHTAIPLACGESEFGVFGFRDLIERRAIDILQPEIARIGGFVGARRAAALAHAYNLRIAPHTGFSGGVAHLAALHLAAALPNVATYEYFYAPNALRDLFVHPFPAPQHGTVALPTAPGLGLDLDWDRVRRYEVPLTAHTSSR, from the coding sequence GTGAAGATCGCGTCCATCAAGACCTACACCCTGTCGGCCTCGCTGGAGCGGCCGCTGCTCTTTGGCATCGGCGCGTTCGGCACGTTCACGGCCACCCTGGTGGAGGTCCGCACCGACGAGGGCCACGTGGGGTGGGGCGAGGCGATCGCCCGCAAGGCGCCCGAGGTGGTGACCACGGTCATCCACCGGCTGCTGGCCCCGCTGCTGCTGGGCCGCGATCCGCGCGATCTCGAGGGGCTGTGGGACCTGCAGTTCGAGCAGCTGCGGCGCTGGGGGCACTCCCGGGGGTTCGTCCTCGAGGCGCTGAGCGGCATCGACATCGCGCTCCACGACCTGCTGGCGCGCGCAGCCGGCCTGCCCCTGTACAAGTTCCTGGGCGGGGCCGGGCGGACCACGGTGGCCTGCTACGCGTCGTCGGTCTACTTCGCGCCGATCGACCAGATGGCCGCCGAGGCCGCCGCCCAGGTCGCGGGCGGGCATGTGGCGATCAAGGTCAAGATCGGCCGGCCGCCGGAGCTCGGCGGCCTGCGCGCCGACATCGCCTCGGTACGCGCCGTGCGCGAGGCGGTTGGGCCCGCGGTGGAGATCATGCTGGATGCCAACGGCGCCTACGACGCGGCCACCGCGGTCCGGGTCGCCCGGCAGCTCGAACCGCTGGACATCGCCTGGCTGGAGGAGCCCGTGCCCCCGGACGACGTCTCGGGCTACGCGCTGCTGCGCCAGCACACGGCGATCCCGCTGGCCTGCGGGGAGTCGGAGTTCGGCGTCTTCGGCTTCCGCGACCTGATCGAGCGGCGGGCGATCGACATCCTGCAGCCCGAGATCGCGCGCATCGGCGGGTTCGTCGGCGCCCGGCGGGCCGCGGCGCTGGCCCACGCCTACAACCTGCGGATCGCGCCGCATACCGGCTTCTCCGGCGGCGTCGCGCACCTGGCGGCGCTGCACCTGGCCGCCGCGCTGCCCAACGTCGCCACCTACGAGTACTTCTACGCGCCCAACGCCCTGCGGGACCTGTTCGTGCACCCCTTCCCGGCGCCGCAGCACGGCACGGTGGCCCTGCCGACCGCCCCGGGTCTGGGGTTGGACCTGGACTGGGACCGCGTCCGCCGCTACGAGGTGCCCCTGACAGCGCACACGTCGAGCCGATGA
- a CDS encoding redoxin domain-containing protein, which translates to MAVEVGQAIPDVTLVSADRKAVKLRELLGRPMVLLFFPGAYTTTCTKEMCAFRDHLATFNALDAQVVAISVDSPFAQKAFADQHGLTFTLLSDFTREAVKAFGVEDPNFAGGLLPGVAWRSVFVVDRTGVVRWKWVAPTQGTEPDYAAVEAAVRSLH; encoded by the coding sequence GTGGCAGTCGAGGTGGGGCAGGCAATACCGGACGTCACGCTGGTCAGCGCCGATCGGAAGGCCGTGAAGCTCCGGGAGCTGCTGGGCAGACCCATGGTCCTGCTGTTCTTCCCCGGGGCCTACACCACCACGTGCACCAAGGAGATGTGCGCCTTTCGCGACCACCTGGCCACGTTCAACGCGCTGGACGCCCAGGTGGTGGCCATCAGCGTCGACTCGCCCTTTGCGCAGAAGGCGTTTGCCGATCAGCACGGGCTGACCTTCACGCTGCTCTCCGACTTCACCCGCGAGGCGGTCAAGGCGTTCGGCGTGGAGGATCCGAACTTCGCAGGCGGCCTGCTGCCGGGCGTGGCCTGGCGGTCGGTGTTCGTCGTCGACCGGACCGGCGTGGTGCGCTGGAAGTGGGTGGCACCCACCCAGGGGACGGAACCCGACTACGCAGCGGTCGAAGCCGCCGTGCGGAGCCTGCACTGA
- a CDS encoding pitrilysin family protein — protein MAVAAAAVVRQVLPNGLTALVRATPGSGSVAVVGLVRAGALFDRDRPGLARLTGTALVHGTLRRSAQQLADELDGLGATLVVTPGLEVTTISGRALPDDLGTWLALAAEVLMEPAFPADEVAKVRGQLVTTARVNAMDTRHAAERLFRRLAFPPDHPHSQPPDGDEAVLAALGPDDLRAFHRRHVTPNATTLVIVGDVDPDRAADLVAARFTAWPAGDPWTLPPVPTSAPPAAPRRQEVTLPGKTQADLVLGTVGTSRTAPDYYPTMMANLLLGQLGMMGRIGQEVRERQGMAYYAFSDLRAGLLAGPWWVRAGVNPAHLERAVEAILHEISGLARDGPTADELADARAYLVGSLAVRLETNQGLAQALAEIELYGLGLDYLERYPAIVAGITRDAVVEAARRFPTDAYTLAIAAPERS, from the coding sequence ATGGCTGTGGCGGCCGCGGCGGTGGTGCGACAGGTGCTGCCCAACGGGCTCACGGCGCTCGTGCGCGCAACGCCGGGAAGCGGGTCGGTCGCCGTGGTGGGCCTCGTGCGCGCCGGTGCGCTCTTCGACCGAGACCGGCCCGGGCTGGCGCGGCTGACCGGGACGGCGCTCGTGCACGGGACGCTGCGCCGCAGCGCCCAGCAGCTCGCCGACGAGCTCGACGGTCTGGGCGCGACCTTGGTGGTCACGCCGGGGCTTGAGGTGACGACGATCAGCGGCCGGGCCCTCCCCGACGATCTTGGGACCTGGCTGGCCCTGGCTGCGGAGGTCCTCATGGAGCCCGCGTTCCCCGCCGACGAGGTGGCGAAGGTGCGCGGCCAGCTCGTGACCACGGCCCGGGTGAACGCCATGGACACGCGCCACGCGGCCGAGCGCCTGTTCCGGCGGCTGGCCTTTCCCCCGGATCACCCGCACAGCCAGCCGCCCGACGGCGACGAGGCGGTGCTGGCGGCGCTGGGGCCCGACGACCTGCGCGCGTTCCACCGCCGGCACGTGACCCCCAACGCCACGACGCTGGTCATCGTCGGTGACGTGGACCCCGACCGCGCGGCCGACCTGGTGGCCGCGCGCTTTACGGCGTGGCCGGCCGGCGACCCCTGGACGCTGCCGCCGGTCCCAACGTCCGCGCCGCCTGCAGCGCCCCGGCGCCAGGAGGTGACGCTCCCCGGCAAGACCCAGGCCGACCTGGTGCTGGGCACGGTCGGCACGAGCCGCACCGCCCCCGACTACTACCCGACGATGATGGCCAACCTGCTGCTGGGACAGCTCGGCATGATGGGGCGCATCGGCCAGGAGGTGCGCGAGCGCCAGGGGATGGCGTACTACGCCTTCAGCGACCTGCGCGCGGGCTTGCTGGCGGGCCCGTGGTGGGTCCGGGCGGGCGTCAATCCCGCACACCTGGAGCGCGCCGTGGAGGCGATCCTGCACGAGATCTCCGGGCTCGCCCGCGACGGCCCGACGGCGGACGAGCTGGCCGACGCCCGCGCCTACCTGGTGGGCTCGCTGGCGGTACGCCTGGAGACCAACCAGGGGCTCGCGCAGGCCTTGGCCGAGATCGAGTTGTACGGCCTCGGCCTGGACTACCTGGAACGCTACCCGGCCATCGTGGCGGGCATCACCCGTGACGCGGTCGTCGAGGCCGCGCGCCGCTTCCCCACCGACGCCTACACGCTGGCGATCGCCGCGCCGGAGCGCTCGTGA
- the npdG gene encoding NADPH-dependent F420 reductase, which translates to MRIGILGGTGDLGCGLALRLGAAGHEVVLGSRSAARGQEVAARLGQPLVHGAANAEAARDGDVVIVACPHEGHAALVADLAPLLAGKVVVDAVVPLGAGLTYAPPPDGSCAQEAQRLAPDAKVVAAFHSVSARLLAEVGRPLDQDVLLCGNDDAARAVVLDLVASIGARGVDAGDLRWAPTLEALAVLVINLNVRYGRRHLGIRIAHLPADARPRVRPARPAP; encoded by the coding sequence ATGCGCATCGGCATCCTGGGGGGTACGGGAGACCTGGGCTGCGGGCTTGCCCTGCGCCTGGGGGCCGCCGGACATGAGGTGGTGCTCGGCTCGCGCTCTGCGGCGCGAGGCCAGGAGGTGGCCGCACGTCTGGGCCAGCCCCTGGTGCATGGCGCCGCCAACGCCGAGGCCGCACGCGACGGCGACGTGGTGATCGTAGCGTGTCCCCACGAGGGCCACGCGGCCCTGGTCGCCGACCTGGCGCCGCTGCTGGCCGGCAAGGTCGTGGTGGACGCGGTCGTGCCCCTGGGCGCCGGCCTGACCTATGCGCCTCCACCCGACGGCTCGTGCGCCCAGGAGGCGCAGCGGCTGGCACCCGACGCGAAGGTCGTCGCCGCGTTCCACTCCGTCTCTGCGCGCTTGCTCGCCGAGGTCGGCCGCCCGCTCGACCAGGACGTGCTGCTCTGCGGGAACGACGATGCGGCCCGGGCCGTCGTGCTGGACCTCGTCGCGTCCATCGGGGCGCGCGGCGTGGACGCCGGGGACCTGCGGTGGGCGCCGACGCTCGAGGCGCTGGCCGTGCTGGTCATCAACCTGAACGTCCGCTACGGCCGACGGCACCTGGGGATTCGCATCGCGCACCTGCCGGCGGACGCCCGGCCCCGGGTGCGGCCGGCGCGGCCCGCGCCATGA
- the cofE gene encoding coenzyme F420-0:L-glutamate ligase yields the protein MKTVLAWAPEPFPDIRPGDDLLAAVVAALRGAGLVPTDGDVVVVAHKVVSKAEGRVVDLRRVTPSAQALALAEAAKKDPRLVEVILAESKAVRRVRPGLIIAEHRLGFVCANAGVDHSNVGLGDDVVALLPADPDASAARLRAGLQEAFGADVAVIVNDSHGRPFRQGTTGTALGAAGLRVLRSYVGEEDRYGYVLRVSMEAVADEYAALANLLQGQAAEGTPLVLIRGLDHRGAGRAAELMRPEEEDLFR from the coding sequence ATGAAGACCGTGCTGGCGTGGGCGCCCGAGCCGTTCCCCGACATCCGGCCGGGCGACGACCTGCTGGCCGCCGTCGTGGCGGCGCTGCGCGGCGCGGGCCTGGTACCCACAGACGGCGACGTCGTCGTGGTGGCCCACAAGGTCGTCTCGAAGGCCGAAGGGCGCGTGGTCGACCTGCGCCGCGTGACCCCGTCGGCGCAGGCGCTGGCCCTGGCCGAGGCGGCGAAGAAGGACCCGCGGCTGGTGGAGGTCATCCTCGCGGAGTCCAAAGCGGTCCGCCGCGTGCGGCCGGGGCTGATCATCGCGGAGCACCGGCTGGGCTTCGTGTGCGCCAACGCCGGCGTCGACCATTCCAACGTCGGCCTGGGGGACGACGTGGTGGCCCTGCTCCCGGCCGACCCGGACGCCTCGGCCGCACGCCTGCGGGCCGGGCTCCAGGAGGCGTTCGGCGCCGACGTGGCCGTCATCGTCAACGACAGCCACGGTCGGCCGTTCCGGCAGGGGACGACGGGGACCGCCCTCGGGGCCGCGGGCCTGCGCGTGCTGCGCTCGTACGTGGGGGAAGAGGATCGGTATGGCTACGTCCTGCGGGTCTCCATGGAGGCGGTGGCGGACGAGTACGCGGCACTGGCGAACCTCCTGCAGGGACAGGCCGCCGAGGGCACACCGCTGGTGCTGATCCGCGGGCTCGACCACCGCGGCGCGGGTCGGGCGGCCGAGCTGATGCGGCCCGAGGAGGAGGACCTGTTCCGGTAG
- a CDS encoding CBS domain-containing protein, with translation MFRRSYRLPFRLLGIPLRLDPTFLLVLPLLAWLIGSRVGVYVRLLRLPIDPGPLEQGATPYALGLAAAVGLFGSVLVHELGHAVVGRAYHVRVRNITLWLLGGMAQFDEIPRRGAAEAIIAAAGPATSLLVAAACRLVLGLVPADAAAGQFVVGYLAYTNVALALFNLLPALPLDGGRILRSLLGLRMPHLQATQIAADVSRGLAVALGLVGFLGGNLFLLLVAFFIYIAVAGETQHALIAEILHDVPVADVMTREVRTVPADMRIADLLQVMLRERHLGYPVVDRAGRLVGMVDLADLQGKAPEELVEAVMSREVGTIALTATALDAFLRMSQRNFGRLVVVGRDREMVGILSKTDLIRAIQIRMIVAGMPPEPAAG, from the coding sequence ATGTTCCGTCGCAGTTACCGCCTGCCGTTCCGGCTGCTGGGGATCCCGCTGCGCCTGGACCCGACGTTCCTGCTGGTGTTGCCGCTGCTGGCCTGGCTCATCGGCAGCCGCGTGGGCGTCTACGTGCGGCTGCTCCGGCTCCCCATCGACCCGGGCCCCCTCGAACAGGGCGCCACCCCCTACGCGCTGGGGCTGGCGGCCGCGGTTGGGTTGTTCGGCAGCGTGCTGGTCCACGAGCTGGGCCACGCCGTGGTCGGCCGTGCCTACCACGTGCGGGTGCGCAACATCACCCTGTGGCTGCTGGGCGGCATGGCGCAGTTCGACGAGATCCCGCGCCGCGGCGCCGCCGAGGCGATCATCGCCGCCGCCGGCCCCGCCACCAGCCTGCTGGTGGCGGCGGCGTGTCGCCTGGTGCTGGGGCTCGTGCCGGCCGATGCGGCTGCGGGCCAGTTCGTGGTCGGCTACCTCGCCTACACCAACGTCGCCCTGGCCCTCTTCAACCTCCTGCCCGCCCTGCCGCTGGACGGGGGACGCATCCTGCGGTCGCTGCTGGGTCTGCGCATGCCCCACCTGCAGGCCACGCAGATCGCCGCCGACGTCAGCCGCGGGCTGGCGGTGGCCCTGGGCCTGGTCGGGTTCTTGGGCGGCAACCTGTTCTTGCTCCTGGTCGCCTTCTTCATTTACATCGCCGTGGCGGGCGAGACGCAGCACGCCCTGATCGCGGAGATCCTGCACGACGTGCCGGTGGCCGACGTCATGACCCGCGAGGTCCGGACCGTGCCCGCGGACATGCGCATCGCCGACCTGCTGCAGGTGATGCTGCGGGAGCGGCACCTGGGCTACCCGGTGGTGGATCGGGCCGGGCGCCTGGTGGGCATGGTGGACCTGGCAGACCTCCAGGGCAAGGCGCCGGAGGAGCTCGTGGAGGCGGTCATGTCCCGTGAGGTCGGCACGATCGCCCTGACCGCCACCGCGCTCGACGCCTTCCTGCGCATGAGCCAGCGGAACTTCGGGCGGCTGGTCGTGGTCGGCCGCGACCGGGAGATGGTCGGCATCCTCAGCAAGACCGACCTCATCCGCGCGATCCAGATCCGCATGATCGTGGCCGGCATGCCCCCCGAGCCCGCCGCGGGCTAG